Proteins encoded together in one Coregonus clupeaformis isolate EN_2021a chromosome 30, ASM2061545v1, whole genome shotgun sequence window:
- the tspan31 gene encoding tetraspanin-31, whose translation MVCGGFTCSKNALCSLNVVYILVGVLLIGVAAWGKEFGIVSSIHIIGGVIAVGFFLLLIAIVGLIGAIHHHQVMLFFYMIILFLVFLVQFGVSCSCLAMNQGQQEKLLNSTWSLMSNNTKGELEGQLDCCGLLNTTLSQRQFTQDWFSCTAPCKARNNCYTCGDMMLQHSTEALKILGGVGLFFSFTEILGVWLAVRYRNQKDPRANPSAFL comes from the exons ATGGTCTGTGGTGGATTTACCTGCTCTAAAAATGCGCTTTGTTCCTTAAATGTGGTTTACATT ctAGTAGGTGTGCTGCTGATAGGTGTGGCAGCATGGGGGAAGGAGTTTGGCATCGTGTCTAGCATCCACATCATCGGGGGGGTCATAGCTGTGGGCTTCTTCCTGCTTCTCATAGCCATCGTGGGACTCATCGGAGCCATCCACCACCACCAAGTCATGCTCTTCTTT TACATGATCATACTTTTCCTGGTATTCCTCGTCCAATTTGGAGTTTCATGCTCCTGCTTGGCCATGAACCAAGGGCAGCAG GAGAAGCTGCTGAACTCCACCTGGAGTCTGATGAGCAACAACACCAAGGGAGAGCTGGAGGGCCAGCTGGACTGCTGTGGCCTGCTCAACACCACCCTCAGCCAGAGGCAGTTTACCCAGGACTGGTTCAGCTGCACTGCT CCGTGTAAAGCCAGGAACAACTGCTACACCTGTGGTGACATGATGCTACAGCACTCTACAGAGGCTCTGAAGATCCTGGGAGGGGTCGGACTCTTCTTCAGCTTCACTGAG ATTCTTGGGGTGTGGCTGGCAGTGCGCTACAGGAACCAGAAAGACCCCAGAGCCAATCCCAGTGCTTTCCTATAG